One window from the genome of Pieris napi chromosome 12, ilPieNapi1.2, whole genome shotgun sequence encodes:
- the LOC125054420 gene encoding cecropin-like gives MNFGKLFFFVFACVLALSSVSAAPKWKIFKKIEHMGQNIRDGLIKAGPAVQVVGQAATIYKGK, from the exons atgaaTTTCGGAAAACTGTTCTTCTTCGTCTTCGCCTGTGTCTTGGCTTTGAGCTCGGTGTCGGCGGCGCCAAAATGGAAGATTTTCAAGAAAATT GAACACATGGGTCAAAACATTCGTGATGGTCTCATCAAGGCTGGCCCTGCAGTACAAGTCGTGGGTCAAGCTGCAACCATCTACAAAGGAAAATAG